In Quercus robur chromosome 11, dhQueRobu3.1, whole genome shotgun sequence, the following proteins share a genomic window:
- the LOC126706208 gene encoding uncharacterized protein LOC126706208 — translation MASAATQAVATSENVASLSSQDSPMDDPLFLHHAESPSTVLVTQPLIGGENYSAWARAVRKALLTKNKLGFIDGSLTLSSPMVSTPSAVQAWIRCDNMVGTWLTNSVSPKLQASIIYEDMALEIWTDLQNRFAQSNGPRIYNLQKEIADLHQGEVSITDFFTQLKVLWDQLQSYSPFPSCTCGKCVCNVNKRLSDLQVRESVLKFLMGLNDSFSQVRSQVLLMDPLPSVSKVYALLIQEEMQRSVTNQFGVKVDSTALVAKMQNLNPGITSGGNGVKGKDKPVCTHCGKTGHIADKCYRLHGFPPGFKFKNKPPMAHQVSAIQSQELMSCPNPNNSVFTPEQYQQLLALINPCSPLVFAVQGRDIHGKDASLTCVPSSSSAMAGPYLLENDWSGASK, via the exons ATGGCTTCCGCTGCAACTCAAGCTGTTGCTACATCAGAGAATGTTGCGTCTTTGTCTTCACAAGATTCACCAATGGATGATCCCTTGTTCTTGCATCATGCAGAGAGTCCAAGTACAGTTCTTGTGACTCAGCCCTTGATTGGTGGAGAGAACTACTCAGCATGGGCTCGAGCAGTGAGAAAAGCATTACTCACCAAGAACAAATTGGGATTCATTGATGGTTCTCTCACTTTATCATCTCCAATGGTGTCTACTCCTTCGGCTGTTCAGGCTTGGATCAGATGTGATAATATGGTTGGAACTTGGTTAACCAACTCAGTATCACCAAAGCTTCAAGCAAGTATCATTTATGAAGACATGGCTTTGGAGATTTGGACTGATTTGCAGAATCGATTTGCGCAGAGTAATGGACCAAGAATTTACAATCTTCAGAAGGAAATTGCTGATTTACACCAAGGTGAAGTTTCTATAACTGACTTCTTTACTCAATTGAAAGTACTTTGGGACCAATTGCAAAGCTATAGTCCATTTCCTTCATGTACATGTGGAAAATGTGTGTGCAATGTGAATAAGAGGCTTAGTGATCTGCAAGTTAGAGAATCAGTATTGAagtttttaatgggtttgaatGATTCTTTTTCACAAGTAAGATCTCAAGTATTGCTCATGGATCCTCTGCCTTCTGTTAGCAAAGTCTATGCTTTGTTGATACAAGAAGAGATGCAAAGATCAGTTACTAATCAATTTGGTGTGAAGGTTGATTCAACTGCTTTGGTTGCAAAGATGCAAAACCTTAATCCTGGTATTACTTCTGGTGGTAATGGTGTCAAGGGCAAGGATAAGCCTGTTTGCACTCATTGTGGCAAGACTGGCCATATAGCAGATAAGTGCTATAGATTACATGGCTTTCCTCCTGGTTTTAAGTTCAAGAATAAGCCTCCAATGGCGCATCAAGTCTCAGCCATTCAGTCACAAGAATTGATGTCTTGTCCAAATCCCAACAATTCTGTCTTTACTCCAGAACAGTATCAGCAGCTTCTTGCATTGATTAATCCTTGTTCTCCTCTTGTGTTTGCTGTCCAAGGCAGGGATATTCATGGGAAGGATGCTTCTTTAACATgtgttccttcttcttcttctgcaatGGCAG GACCTTACCTGTTGGAGAACGATTGGAGTGGGGCAAGCAAATGA